In a single window of the Drosophila albomicans strain 15112-1751.03 chromosome 3, ASM965048v2, whole genome shotgun sequence genome:
- the LOC117569927 gene encoding palmitoyltransferase ZDHHC20-B isoform X3, whose product MGNDDNRRRKTPCGCCMSVFKWIPVLFIFAVIGWSYYAYVVELCVLNTENRVAMIFMLFFYHITLILFLWSYWKTISTSVGRVPDHWRIPDEEVNHLFRADNPETQKRILNNFARNLPVTNRTMNGSVRFCDKCKIIKPDRSHHCSVCSCCVLKMDHHCPWVNNCVNFFNYKFFVLFLGYALIYCLYVAFTTLHDFIQFWQTENQLSEQGQLNGSGMGRFHILFLFFISIMFAISLVSLFGYHIYLVLVNRTTLESFRAPVFRIGGPDKNGYNLGRYANFCEVFGDDWQYWFLPIFTSFGDGISYPIRHLEEDTESLLGYHSDTRIELEEDFLTEGRFQDSIIP is encoded by the exons ATGGGCAACGACGACAATCGTCGGCGGAAGACACCTTGCGGCTGTTGCATGTCTGTGTTCAAGTGGATACCCGTGCTCTTCATCTTCGCCGTGATCGGCTGGTCCTACTACGCCTATGTGGTGGAGCTATGTGTTC TAAACACGGAAAATCGGGTTGCCATGATTTTCATGCTGTTCTTTTATCATATCACACTGATACTATTCCTATGGTCGTATTGGAAAACCATTTCAACATCAGTAGGCCGCGTGCCGGATCAT tgGCGCATACCAGATGAGGAGGTCAATCATTTGTTCCGTGCCGACAATCCAGAGACACAAAaacgtattttaaataattttgcgCGTAATTTACCGGTTACAAATCG CACAATGAATGGCTCGGTGCGTTTTTGTGATAAGTGCAAGATCATCAAACCGGATCGATCGCATCATTGCAGCGTCTGCAGTTGCTGTGTCCTCAAAATGGATCATCATTGTCCCTGGGTGAACAATTGCGTTaactttttcaattacaaattctTTGTATTGTTTCTGGGCTACGCATTAATCTACTGTTTGTACGTTGCATTCACCACGCTGCAcgatttcattcaattttggcag ACCGAAAACCAATTATCGGAACAGGGACAACTCAATGGCAGCGGCATGGGTCGCTTTCACATCCTATTCCTATTCTTCATCTCGATCATGTTTGCCATTAGTTTGGTGAGCCTCTTCGGCTATCACATCTACTTGGTGCTCGTCAATCGCACCACTTTGG AATCGTTTAGAGCGCCCGTCTTTCGCATTGGCGGACCGGATAAGAATGGCTATAATCTGGGACGTTATGCAAACTTTTGTGAAGTGTTTGGCGACGACTGGCAGTATTGGTTTCTGCCCATCTTTACCAG CTTTGGCGATGGTATTAGTTATCCGATTCGACATCTAGAGGAAGATACCGAATCCCTACTGGGATATCACAGCGATACACGCATCGAACTGGAAGAGGACTTTCTGACAGAGGGACGCTTTCAGGACTCCATCATTCCATAG
- the LOC117569927 gene encoding palmitoyltransferase ZDHHC20-B isoform X5 codes for MGNDDNRRRKTPCGCCMSVFKWIPVLFIFAVIGWSYYAYVVELCVLNTENRVAMIFMLFFYHITLILFLWSYWKTISTSVGRVPDHWRIPDEEVNHLFRADNPETQKRILNNFARNLPVTNRTMNGSVRFCDKCKIIKPDRSHHCSVCSCCVLKMDHHCPWVNNCVNFFNYKFFVLFLGYALIYCLYVAFTTLHDFIQFWQGQLNGSGMGRFHILFLFFISIMFAISLVSLFGYHIYLVLVNRTTLESFRAPVFRIGGPDKNGYNLGRYANFCEVFGDDWQYWFLPIFTSFGDGISYPIRHLEEDTESLLGYHSDTRIELEEDFLTEGRFQDSIIP; via the exons ATGGGCAACGACGACAATCGTCGGCGGAAGACACCTTGCGGCTGTTGCATGTCTGTGTTCAAGTGGATACCCGTGCTCTTCATCTTCGCCGTGATCGGCTGGTCCTACTACGCCTATGTGGTGGAGCTATGTGTTC TAAACACGGAAAATCGGGTTGCCATGATTTTCATGCTGTTCTTTTATCATATCACACTGATACTATTCCTATGGTCGTATTGGAAAACCATTTCAACATCAGTAGGCCGCGTGCCGGATCAT tgGCGCATACCAGATGAGGAGGTCAATCATTTGTTCCGTGCCGACAATCCAGAGACACAAAaacgtattttaaataattttgcgCGTAATTTACCGGTTACAAATCG CACAATGAATGGCTCGGTGCGTTTTTGTGATAAGTGCAAGATCATCAAACCGGATCGATCGCATCATTGCAGCGTCTGCAGTTGCTGTGTCCTCAAAATGGATCATCATTGTCCCTGGGTGAACAATTGCGTTaactttttcaattacaaattctTTGTATTGTTTCTGGGCTACGCATTAATCTACTGTTTGTACGTTGCATTCACCACGCTGCAcgatttcattcaattttggcag GGACAACTCAATGGCAGCGGCATGGGTCGCTTTCACATCCTATTCCTATTCTTCATCTCGATCATGTTTGCCATTAGTTTGGTGAGCCTCTTCGGCTATCACATCTACTTGGTGCTCGTCAATCGCACCACTTTGG AATCGTTTAGAGCGCCCGTCTTTCGCATTGGCGGACCGGATAAGAATGGCTATAATCTGGGACGTTATGCAAACTTTTGTGAAGTGTTTGGCGACGACTGGCAGTATTGGTTTCTGCCCATCTTTACCAG CTTTGGCGATGGTATTAGTTATCCGATTCGACATCTAGAGGAAGATACCGAATCCCTACTGGGATATCACAGCGATACACGCATCGAACTGGAAGAGGACTTTCTGACAGAGGGACGCTTTCAGGACTCCATCATTCCATAG
- the LOC117569927 gene encoding palmitoyltransferase ZDHHC20-B isoform X2, producing MGNDDNRRRKTPCGCCMSVFKWIPVLFIFAVIGWSYYAYVVELCVLNTENRVAMIFMLFFYHITLILFLWSYWKTISTSVGRVPDHWRIPDEEVNHLFRADNPETQKRILNNFARNLPVTNRTMNGSVRFCDKCKIIKPDRSHHCSVCSCCVLKMDHHCPWVNNCVNFFNYKFFVLFLGYALIYCLYVAFTTLHDFIQFWQGQLNGSGMGRFHILFLFFISIMFAISLVSLFGYHIYLVLVNRTTLESFRAPVFRIGGPDKNGYNLGRYANFCEVFGDDWQYWFLPIFTSKGDGLSYPTATEQTGNQSYDAMGHTNHSTANRLDVQPTDKLIDAIPLNNHQPHLELDNGQRIPSSQVIVNIEQRVAEASAAAATTAADSCNVVIDLIGDQTAAKDAAVLNGGHPLSANGTADKIV from the exons ATGGGCAACGACGACAATCGTCGGCGGAAGACACCTTGCGGCTGTTGCATGTCTGTGTTCAAGTGGATACCCGTGCTCTTCATCTTCGCCGTGATCGGCTGGTCCTACTACGCCTATGTGGTGGAGCTATGTGTTC TAAACACGGAAAATCGGGTTGCCATGATTTTCATGCTGTTCTTTTATCATATCACACTGATACTATTCCTATGGTCGTATTGGAAAACCATTTCAACATCAGTAGGCCGCGTGCCGGATCAT tgGCGCATACCAGATGAGGAGGTCAATCATTTGTTCCGTGCCGACAATCCAGAGACACAAAaacgtattttaaataattttgcgCGTAATTTACCGGTTACAAATCG CACAATGAATGGCTCGGTGCGTTTTTGTGATAAGTGCAAGATCATCAAACCGGATCGATCGCATCATTGCAGCGTCTGCAGTTGCTGTGTCCTCAAAATGGATCATCATTGTCCCTGGGTGAACAATTGCGTTaactttttcaattacaaattctTTGTATTGTTTCTGGGCTACGCATTAATCTACTGTTTGTACGTTGCATTCACCACGCTGCAcgatttcattcaattttggcag GGACAACTCAATGGCAGCGGCATGGGTCGCTTTCACATCCTATTCCTATTCTTCATCTCGATCATGTTTGCCATTAGTTTGGTGAGCCTCTTCGGCTATCACATCTACTTGGTGCTCGTCAATCGCACCACTTTGG AATCGTTTAGAGCGCCCGTCTTTCGCATTGGCGGACCGGATAAGAATGGCTATAATCTGGGACGTTATGCAAACTTTTGTGAAGTGTTTGGCGACGACTGGCAGTATTGGTTTCTGCCCATCTTTACCAG TAAGGGTGATGGATTGAGCTATCCGACGGCCACAGAGCAGACGGGCAACCAGAGTTACGATGCGATGGGCCACACCAATCACAGCACCGCCAACAGGTTAGATGTCCAACCGACAGATAAGTTGATTGACGCAATTCCCCTCAATAATCATCAACCTCATCTGGAGCTAGACAACGGCCAGCGCATCCCGTCTAGTCAAGTCATTGTCAATATTGAGCAAAGAGTTGCCGAAGCATCCGcggctgcagcaacaacagcagcagactcATGCAACGTAGTCATTGATTTAATCGGTGATCAGACGGCTGCCAAGGATGCTGCGGTTCTAAATGGTGGCCATCCATTGTCTGCCAATGGCACTGCcgataaaattgtataa
- the LOC117569927 gene encoding palmitoyltransferase ZDHHC20-B isoform X1 — protein sequence MGNDDNRRRKTPCGCCMSVFKWIPVLFIFAVIGWSYYAYVVELCVLNTENRVAMIFMLFFYHITLILFLWSYWKTISTSVGRVPDHWRIPDEEVNHLFRADNPETQKRILNNFARNLPVTNRTMNGSVRFCDKCKIIKPDRSHHCSVCSCCVLKMDHHCPWVNNCVNFFNYKFFVLFLGYALIYCLYVAFTTLHDFIQFWQTENQLSEQGQLNGSGMGRFHILFLFFISIMFAISLVSLFGYHIYLVLVNRTTLESFRAPVFRIGGPDKNGYNLGRYANFCEVFGDDWQYWFLPIFTSKGDGLSYPTATEQTGNQSYDAMGHTNHSTANRLDVQPTDKLIDAIPLNNHQPHLELDNGQRIPSSQVIVNIEQRVAEASAAAATTAADSCNVVIDLIGDQTAAKDAAVLNGGHPLSANGTADKIV from the exons ATGGGCAACGACGACAATCGTCGGCGGAAGACACCTTGCGGCTGTTGCATGTCTGTGTTCAAGTGGATACCCGTGCTCTTCATCTTCGCCGTGATCGGCTGGTCCTACTACGCCTATGTGGTGGAGCTATGTGTTC TAAACACGGAAAATCGGGTTGCCATGATTTTCATGCTGTTCTTTTATCATATCACACTGATACTATTCCTATGGTCGTATTGGAAAACCATTTCAACATCAGTAGGCCGCGTGCCGGATCAT tgGCGCATACCAGATGAGGAGGTCAATCATTTGTTCCGTGCCGACAATCCAGAGACACAAAaacgtattttaaataattttgcgCGTAATTTACCGGTTACAAATCG CACAATGAATGGCTCGGTGCGTTTTTGTGATAAGTGCAAGATCATCAAACCGGATCGATCGCATCATTGCAGCGTCTGCAGTTGCTGTGTCCTCAAAATGGATCATCATTGTCCCTGGGTGAACAATTGCGTTaactttttcaattacaaattctTTGTATTGTTTCTGGGCTACGCATTAATCTACTGTTTGTACGTTGCATTCACCACGCTGCAcgatttcattcaattttggcag ACCGAAAACCAATTATCGGAACAGGGACAACTCAATGGCAGCGGCATGGGTCGCTTTCACATCCTATTCCTATTCTTCATCTCGATCATGTTTGCCATTAGTTTGGTGAGCCTCTTCGGCTATCACATCTACTTGGTGCTCGTCAATCGCACCACTTTGG AATCGTTTAGAGCGCCCGTCTTTCGCATTGGCGGACCGGATAAGAATGGCTATAATCTGGGACGTTATGCAAACTTTTGTGAAGTGTTTGGCGACGACTGGCAGTATTGGTTTCTGCCCATCTTTACCAG TAAGGGTGATGGATTGAGCTATCCGACGGCCACAGAGCAGACGGGCAACCAGAGTTACGATGCGATGGGCCACACCAATCACAGCACCGCCAACAGGTTAGATGTCCAACCGACAGATAAGTTGATTGACGCAATTCCCCTCAATAATCATCAACCTCATCTGGAGCTAGACAACGGCCAGCGCATCCCGTCTAGTCAAGTCATTGTCAATATTGAGCAAAGAGTTGCCGAAGCATCCGcggctgcagcaacaacagcagcagactcATGCAACGTAGTCATTGATTTAATCGGTGATCAGACGGCTGCCAAGGATGCTGCGGTTCTAAATGGTGGCCATCCATTGTCTGCCAATGGCACTGCcgataaaattgtataa
- the LOC117569927 gene encoding palmitoyltransferase ZDHHC20-B isoform X4 — protein sequence MGNDDNRRRKTPCGCCMSVFKWIPVLFIFAVIGWSYYAYVVELCVLNTENRVAMIFMLFFYHITLILFLWSYWKTISTSVGRVPDHWRIPDEEVNHLFRADNPETQKRILNNFARNLPVTNRTMNGSVRFCDKCKIIKPDRSHHCSVCSCCVLKMDHHCPWVNNCVNFFNYKFFVLFLGYALIYCLYVAFTTLHDFIQFWQTENQLSEQGQLNGSGMGRFHILFLFFISIMFAISLVSLFGYHIYLVLVNRTTLESFRAPVFRIGGPDKNGYNLGRYANFCEVFGDDWQYWFLPIFTSKGDGLSYPTATEQTGNQSYDAMGHTNHSTANRQRPAHPV from the exons ATGGGCAACGACGACAATCGTCGGCGGAAGACACCTTGCGGCTGTTGCATGTCTGTGTTCAAGTGGATACCCGTGCTCTTCATCTTCGCCGTGATCGGCTGGTCCTACTACGCCTATGTGGTGGAGCTATGTGTTC TAAACACGGAAAATCGGGTTGCCATGATTTTCATGCTGTTCTTTTATCATATCACACTGATACTATTCCTATGGTCGTATTGGAAAACCATTTCAACATCAGTAGGCCGCGTGCCGGATCAT tgGCGCATACCAGATGAGGAGGTCAATCATTTGTTCCGTGCCGACAATCCAGAGACACAAAaacgtattttaaataattttgcgCGTAATTTACCGGTTACAAATCG CACAATGAATGGCTCGGTGCGTTTTTGTGATAAGTGCAAGATCATCAAACCGGATCGATCGCATCATTGCAGCGTCTGCAGTTGCTGTGTCCTCAAAATGGATCATCATTGTCCCTGGGTGAACAATTGCGTTaactttttcaattacaaattctTTGTATTGTTTCTGGGCTACGCATTAATCTACTGTTTGTACGTTGCATTCACCACGCTGCAcgatttcattcaattttggcag ACCGAAAACCAATTATCGGAACAGGGACAACTCAATGGCAGCGGCATGGGTCGCTTTCACATCCTATTCCTATTCTTCATCTCGATCATGTTTGCCATTAGTTTGGTGAGCCTCTTCGGCTATCACATCTACTTGGTGCTCGTCAATCGCACCACTTTGG AATCGTTTAGAGCGCCCGTCTTTCGCATTGGCGGACCGGATAAGAATGGCTATAATCTGGGACGTTATGCAAACTTTTGTGAAGTGTTTGGCGACGACTGGCAGTATTGGTTTCTGCCCATCTTTACCAG TAAGGGTGATGGATTGAGCTATCCGACGGCCACAGAGCAGACGGGCAACCAGAGTTACGATGCGATGGGCCACACCAATCACAGCACCGCCAACAG ACAACGGCCAGCGCATCCCGTCTAG